One segment of Anatilimnocola aggregata DNA contains the following:
- a CDS encoding prolyl oligopeptidase family serine peptidase encodes MSNLFLTFAITIGAILILPEVSDAEPLSAEQRQMFEQATKELQSTIGPTTSQETKHEPDAAIFTKGLAWALRYDRDFTAADLKLLEAAIRRGKERTHSLANNHQPWTARRGKLALGYRSKIDQSVQPYGVIVPKTYDPQRPIRLDVVLHGSTRPVGLSELRFISRFDEGDDANPAPPVQPYLELHPLGRVENCYRWAGETDVFEAIEDVCQRYNIDRQRIVLRGMSMGASGTWHLGLKHPDRFAALGPYCGYVDTHRFSETPLPNFVRVGPLPEHQELGLHMLDSVDYAANAGVVPTIACMGEKDVFFQAHVIMGEAMQREGLSLVNLISPGTGHVIDPKTHAEQLRRIAEQVAEVRRPNELRFVTWTLKYNRCHWLEILRLDRHYARAEISAKVKDGQLLIAEPRNIARFAIDLEHLSTQPSTMRVGAVDLTIPHETKRIELTKTDGKWGVAKSDEKPPAGKRPGLQGPIDDAFTGPFLCVRGTGNPWNKTAQDYADASLQRFAEEWHHYLRGELPVKNDVDVTAADIAGRHLILFGDPGSNPWIAKVLPHLPMKWARESLHLGGIELSAADHIPALIAPNPLPGAGAHYVVLNSGHTFRESELAKLNYLLFPRWGDWACIKLDQTRPRERVWEDIVVRSGYFDEEWQLSSSR; translated from the coding sequence GTGAGCAACCTTTTCCTGACGTTCGCGATAACAATCGGCGCCATCCTCATTTTGCCAGAAGTTAGTGACGCGGAGCCACTCTCTGCTGAGCAGCGTCAAATGTTCGAGCAGGCAACCAAGGAGTTGCAGTCCACGATTGGTCCTACCACGAGCCAAGAGACCAAGCACGAACCCGATGCAGCGATTTTTACGAAGGGGCTCGCCTGGGCCCTGCGTTACGATCGTGACTTCACAGCAGCCGATCTCAAACTCCTCGAAGCTGCGATTCGCCGGGGAAAAGAACGAACGCATTCACTAGCCAATAATCATCAGCCCTGGACCGCTCGTCGTGGGAAGCTCGCGCTGGGCTATCGTTCCAAGATTGATCAATCCGTGCAGCCTTACGGCGTCATCGTGCCCAAGACCTACGATCCCCAGCGTCCGATCCGGCTCGACGTGGTGTTGCATGGCAGCACGCGGCCGGTAGGCCTGAGCGAACTTCGCTTTATTTCCCGCTTCGACGAAGGTGATGATGCCAATCCAGCGCCGCCTGTTCAGCCCTATCTGGAGCTGCATCCGCTGGGGCGAGTCGAAAATTGTTATCGCTGGGCAGGCGAGACCGACGTCTTCGAAGCGATTGAAGATGTCTGCCAGCGCTACAACATTGACCGGCAGCGGATCGTCCTGCGAGGGATGTCGATGGGGGCGTCTGGCACCTGGCACTTGGGGTTAAAGCATCCTGACCGCTTTGCGGCGCTCGGGCCCTATTGTGGCTACGTCGATACGCATCGCTTTTCAGAAACGCCGCTGCCGAATTTCGTTCGCGTCGGTCCTTTGCCAGAACATCAGGAGCTTGGCTTGCACATGCTCGACTCCGTCGACTATGCAGCCAACGCCGGCGTGGTGCCGACAATCGCCTGCATGGGAGAGAAGGATGTCTTCTTCCAGGCCCATGTCATCATGGGGGAGGCCATGCAGCGCGAAGGATTGTCGCTGGTTAATTTGATTTCACCTGGCACCGGGCACGTTATTGACCCCAAGACCCACGCCGAGCAGTTGAGGCGGATCGCCGAACAGGTTGCGGAGGTCCGGCGGCCGAATGAGCTGCGATTCGTCACCTGGACACTGAAATATAACCGCTGCCATTGGCTCGAAATTCTGCGACTGGACCGGCATTATGCTCGTGCGGAAATTTCGGCCAAAGTGAAAGACGGTCAGCTGTTGATCGCAGAGCCACGAAACATCGCGCGGTTTGCCATTGACCTGGAGCATTTGTCGACCCAACCCTCGACGATGCGTGTAGGCGCGGTCGATTTGACGATCCCCCACGAAACGAAACGCATCGAGCTAACCAAGACTGATGGAAAATGGGGCGTCGCTAAGAGCGACGAGAAGCCGCCGGCGGGGAAACGGCCCGGCCTTCAAGGTCCGATCGACGATGCTTTTACCGGTCCCTTTCTCTGCGTCCGCGGCACCGGCAATCCGTGGAACAAAACAGCGCAAGATTATGCCGACGCAAGTTTGCAGCGTTTCGCTGAGGAATGGCATCACTACCTCCGCGGCGAATTGCCGGTGAAAAACGATGTCGATGTGACTGCCGCTGATATAGCGGGCCGGCACCTGATTTTGTTTGGCGATCCCGGCAGCAATCCTTGGATCGCCAAGGTTCTGCCTCATCTGCCCATGAAATGGGCGCGGGAGTCGTTGCACTTGGGAGGAATCGAGTTATCAGCAGCAGACCACATCCCGGCCCTGATTGCTCCCAATCCATTGCCGGGAGCCGGCGCGCACTATGTCGTCCTCAACAGTGGCCATACCTTCCGCGAAAGCGAATTGGCGA
- a CDS encoding TadE/TadG family type IV pilus assembly protein yields the protein MAASPRKRPSKRLRRGQSLVEFAVVALATYMLLAAILTFGFYFYAAQGAQAAVDLAARELSRTPLPAVSVTTKTVIYSDYTAGDLGLAPAEKDSIQQFRKQVYDPHYLVLRRDDVILPEGGLNMSFVGQLPTVNQQLIPLMVRDEIDEERYLRYPGAIVADDNTADDPAVPAPTGYLVMIPLVSERSALGAETIRWVPVLEPILMANSAVPSMPEDQFPITSSHRGIVALRINYPSQSAAMTSFRPAASSLQPNIGQPNVANDDLVTTDPDSEYAPEGDLVAPDEDNIHRTTYRGIYGLGRQQALGQQVRPFRRVISAQAIYRREIFQ from the coding sequence ATGGCCGCATCTCCTAGAAAACGCCCCAGCAAGCGTCTCCGCCGCGGGCAATCGCTCGTCGAGTTCGCCGTGGTAGCGCTCGCGACTTACATGCTGCTGGCGGCGATTCTGACATTTGGCTTTTACTTCTATGCAGCCCAAGGCGCACAAGCGGCTGTTGATTTGGCTGCGCGTGAGCTATCGCGAACGCCCCTTCCGGCAGTTTCTGTAACTACAAAAACAGTGATCTATAGCGACTACACAGCTGGTGACTTGGGGTTGGCCCCAGCTGAAAAGGATTCGATTCAGCAGTTTCGAAAGCAGGTATACGACCCCCATTACCTTGTGCTGAGGAGGGATGACGTGATCTTGCCTGAAGGTGGGCTGAACATGTCGTTCGTTGGCCAGCTCCCAACTGTCAATCAACAGTTGATCCCGCTGATGGTTCGAGATGAAATCGATGAAGAGCGGTATCTCCGGTATCCGGGCGCTATTGTGGCCGACGACAACACTGCAGACGATCCGGCAGTTCCCGCGCCGACTGGTTATCTCGTCATGATTCCGCTTGTCAGTGAGAGGAGTGCATTAGGAGCGGAGACGATTCGCTGGGTTCCAGTATTGGAGCCCATACTTATGGCAAACAGCGCCGTTCCGAGTATGCCAGAGGACCAGTTTCCGATTACCTCGAGTCATCGCGGTATTGTCGCCCTGAGAATCAATTACCCATCGCAATCCGCTGCAATGACGAGCTTTCGACCGGCTGCATCGTCTCTCCAGCCAAATATCGGTCAGCCAAACGTAGCGAACGATGATCTGGTAACGACGGATCCAGACTCAGAATACGCACCAGAGGGAGATCTGGTCGCTCCGGACGAAGACAACATCCACCGGACGACCTATCGCGGAATTTATGGCTTAGGTCGCCAACAAGCGCTCGGTCAGCAAGTCCGTCCCTTCCGCCGTGTGATTTCCGCCCAGGCCATTTATCGCCGTGAGATTTTTCAATAA
- a CDS encoding CpaB family protein, with amino-acid sequence MRGINPHARRTSPMWYLLGVAIVLVFGASATLGTLWAAGVPLQFWAVAKPPRIQIPVNARPVAAYAVVTREDLIDTQKRAIASIELRPEQIVGIGAKFTDDKGEPAESAVKEVLEDNGQFTLVVASGQKVPLGRVRELGGALMSVNDIIGRVVGKDKNPGLAFNESSFLPKGTRPGLAGATPPGMQSITLESSKITGLHGLKLGDTIDLIASIPHEFLGEFDPTHRQRRGVVYVNKGKGTDDSSQPFAERTIAQGALIISPVRIRQKPSTTSSLTQGQKVQNIPVEEVVLALMPADLSHVKKAIDKGLNVIAVAQSGRGGEGAPVATPEPATKLAVAFPLVKRTIPAFQRITDQDFIDPVTRRPEFSYVDPDVATQRKLVPYDFLLGRVASRDIDVGSVISETELAQQGAQGGIGSVIPADRQAVVVDAHRIVGADMLSVGDRLDVLGSFALELERSVVETERVGDVARNRNFSESIERKTELAWSDSLGHRSEHWFVAIDAHVVAIARSLDSSAASAAPTARPVSSLTLAVRLKDAEAIAQAAAMDKKIVLTAAFRSNLPTAHSPDLTSVPICSVGLRAFEALDAWSPAVLRPAMSFVSNDVVAARQIITDLRPYAGRVLSRNKQPGDYFTTADFLPEDAKPGVAAGIAAGHRGFLVAKDQLAGLDVIQQGSRVDVLAASELNFPDNYDVAPEMIARGRVEVAAQNVEVVQVYKEPNRGVVAAVLAIPVEEASRFEASLAADGELRVVPRSQTVFIAAPQANAASDVITAADPLVGAKFLEQLVGSQRRVSVFPATVKP; translated from the coding sequence ATGAGAGGTATCAATCCCCACGCCCGCCGTACTTCGCCAATGTGGTATTTGCTGGGCGTAGCCATCGTCCTGGTCTTCGGCGCTTCTGCAACCTTGGGAACGCTTTGGGCCGCAGGTGTGCCGCTGCAATTCTGGGCAGTGGCCAAGCCGCCGAGAATTCAGATCCCGGTGAATGCCCGACCCGTGGCGGCGTACGCTGTGGTTACCCGGGAGGATCTGATCGACACGCAAAAGCGGGCTATTGCTTCGATCGAACTGCGTCCCGAACAGATTGTGGGAATTGGCGCGAAGTTCACAGACGACAAGGGAGAGCCAGCGGAATCGGCGGTGAAAGAAGTGCTGGAAGACAACGGCCAATTCACGCTCGTGGTAGCCAGTGGCCAAAAGGTTCCGCTCGGTCGCGTGCGTGAATTAGGCGGGGCACTGATGAGCGTGAATGACATTATTGGTCGCGTGGTCGGTAAGGATAAGAACCCCGGGTTGGCATTCAACGAAAGCTCCTTTCTGCCCAAGGGAACCAGGCCTGGTTTGGCCGGCGCGACACCACCGGGCATGCAATCCATCACGTTAGAAAGCAGCAAGATCACCGGGTTGCATGGGTTGAAACTCGGCGACACCATCGACTTGATTGCGTCGATCCCGCATGAATTTCTCGGCGAGTTCGATCCGACGCATCGGCAGCGCCGCGGCGTGGTTTATGTGAACAAAGGAAAAGGAACTGACGATTCGTCGCAACCGTTTGCCGAGCGGACAATTGCCCAAGGTGCCCTGATCATTTCTCCGGTGCGTATTCGGCAGAAGCCCTCGACGACCTCGTCGCTGACCCAAGGCCAGAAAGTGCAGAACATACCTGTTGAGGAAGTCGTATTGGCGCTGATGCCAGCCGACCTATCGCATGTGAAGAAGGCTATCGATAAAGGACTGAACGTAATCGCTGTCGCCCAGTCCGGTCGTGGTGGTGAAGGAGCACCAGTGGCCACGCCTGAACCAGCTACCAAGTTGGCCGTGGCGTTTCCGCTCGTCAAGCGAACAATACCAGCCTTCCAGCGCATCACAGATCAAGACTTTATCGACCCAGTGACTCGTCGCCCTGAGTTTTCCTACGTCGATCCCGATGTAGCCACGCAACGGAAACTCGTACCGTACGACTTTCTGCTCGGCCGCGTCGCCAGCCGCGATATTGATGTTGGCAGCGTCATCTCCGAAACCGAACTGGCGCAGCAAGGTGCGCAGGGCGGAATTGGCAGCGTGATTCCGGCCGATCGTCAGGCAGTGGTGGTCGATGCGCATCGCATTGTCGGGGCAGACATGCTCAGTGTTGGCGATCGGCTCGATGTGCTCGGCAGCTTCGCTTTAGAGCTGGAACGGTCGGTCGTAGAAACCGAGCGGGTTGGAGATGTGGCGCGCAATCGCAACTTCTCGGAATCGATCGAGCGGAAAACCGAACTTGCGTGGTCGGATAGCCTCGGCCATCGTTCAGAGCATTGGTTCGTGGCGATCGATGCTCACGTTGTTGCGATTGCACGTTCCCTGGACAGTTCTGCCGCCTCGGCTGCGCCCACCGCGCGGCCAGTGTCATCTCTCACTCTGGCGGTACGCCTGAAGGATGCGGAAGCCATCGCCCAGGCAGCAGCCATGGATAAGAAGATTGTCTTAACAGCCGCTTTTCGTTCGAACCTGCCGACAGCTCATAGTCCCGATCTTACCAGCGTGCCCATCTGTTCGGTTGGCTTACGAGCGTTTGAAGCTTTGGATGCGTGGAGTCCAGCTGTGCTGCGGCCCGCGATGAGCTTCGTTTCTAATGACGTTGTTGCTGCGCGGCAGATCATCACGGATCTTCGGCCTTACGCCGGTCGCGTACTCAGCCGGAATAAACAGCCCGGCGATTACTTTACCACAGCCGACTTTTTGCCCGAGGATGCGAAGCCTGGCGTGGCTGCGGGAATTGCCGCAGGGCATCGTGGCTTTTTGGTGGCAAAGGACCAGTTAGCTGGCCTCGACGTCATCCAGCAAGGGTCGCGCGTCGACGTGTTGGCGGCAAGTGAATTGAACTTTCCAGATAACTACGACGTTGCGCCAGAAATGATTGCTCGGGGCAGGGTGGAAGTTGCCGCCCAGAACGTCGAAGTGGTGCAGGTTTACAAAGAGCCCAATCGAGGCGTAGTCGCCGCCGTCCTGGCCATTCCCGTGGAAGAGGCGTCAAGGTTCGAAGCCTCCTTGGCCGCCGATGGCGAACTGCGAGTGGTTCCGCGCAGTCAAACGGTATTCATTGCCGCACCTCAAGCCAACGCAGCCAGTGACGTCATCACTGCTGCCGATCCGCTCGTGGGGGCTAAGTTTTTGGAGCAACTGGTTGGTAGCCAGCGGCGAGTCTCCGTTTTTCCCGCGACGGTGAAGCCATGA
- a CDS encoding AAA family ATPase, translating to MAATPNILIITADPKLKEELQAALRAMGDRAPVAHFVTEARQGVEAARSRAPDLALVEMGRNLAALKSVTMELAAIAPDTTVAAVFRPDVFGNDVSESAVVIEALRAGVKDFLRRPVSTGELEQLLERTRRQGLRAATQMGHVISFISNKGGVGKSTLAVNSACGLARLNPGRVLLIDASLQLGVAASMLDLNPSATLTDAVRESARLDEMFLRQLTAVHESGLHVLAAPRDAIEAAEVDDESISRIITLARRSYDFVIVDTFPLFDRVVIAILDLSDRAYIVLENVVPTLLGAAKLLELLGGLGFPIERQRVVVNRYQSITGGLSLLDVATKLQRTVDFVLPYDKQIMVAANTGRPYAMQPSRWFGIGPPLKLLISDLAAISGTKPAASESAVEQDHQTGSGVSNISQDETGSRSPPTFVREVQP from the coding sequence TTGGCCGCCACACCTAACATCCTGATCATCACTGCCGACCCGAAGCTGAAAGAGGAGTTGCAAGCCGCGCTGCGCGCGATGGGTGATCGTGCGCCGGTGGCGCATTTTGTGACGGAAGCACGGCAAGGCGTGGAGGCAGCGCGCAGTCGTGCGCCCGATTTGGCTTTGGTCGAGATGGGACGCAATCTGGCCGCATTGAAAAGCGTGACGATGGAATTGGCGGCCATTGCGCCAGATACCACCGTTGCCGCCGTGTTTCGGCCGGATGTCTTTGGCAACGATGTTTCCGAAAGTGCCGTCGTCATTGAAGCCCTGCGCGCAGGGGTGAAGGATTTTCTGCGCCGGCCTGTATCGACCGGCGAACTCGAACAATTACTGGAACGCACTCGCCGGCAAGGATTGCGTGCTGCCACGCAAATGGGACACGTGATTTCGTTCATCAGCAACAAAGGGGGCGTTGGCAAGAGCACGCTGGCAGTCAACTCTGCATGTGGCCTGGCTCGCCTCAACCCTGGACGGGTGCTGCTGATTGACGCTTCGTTGCAGCTAGGTGTAGCTGCGTCCATGCTCGACCTCAACCCGTCAGCCACCCTGACCGATGCCGTGCGTGAAAGTGCCAGGTTGGACGAAATGTTTCTGCGGCAACTGACGGCCGTCCACGAAAGTGGCCTGCATGTGCTCGCAGCCCCACGAGATGCCATCGAAGCTGCAGAAGTCGACGACGAGTCGATCAGCCGCATCATTACGTTGGCGCGGCGTAGCTATGACTTTGTCATTGTCGATACATTTCCGCTGTTTGATCGCGTGGTTATTGCAATTCTCGATCTAAGCGACCGAGCCTATATCGTGCTGGAGAATGTTGTGCCCACGCTGCTCGGCGCTGCGAAGTTACTCGAATTGCTGGGTGGCTTGGGGTTTCCAATCGAGCGGCAACGTGTAGTCGTAAATCGCTACCAGTCGATCACGGGAGGGTTAAGCCTGCTCGACGTGGCAACCAAGCTCCAACGGACGGTCGACTTCGTACTCCCGTACGACAAGCAAATCATGGTTGCTGCAAACACTGGTCGACCCTATGCCATGCAACCGAGTCGTTGGTTCGGGATCGGCCCGCCGCTGAAACTGTTGATCTCAGACTTGGCGGCGATTTCGGGAACGAAGCCGGCCGCCAGTGAGTCCGCAGTGGAGCAGGACCATCAAACCGGGTCAGGAGTGTCGAACATCTCACAGGACGAAACGGGATCTCGGTCACCTCCGACTTTTGTTCGCGAGGTGCAGCCATGA
- a CDS encoding Flp family type IVb pilin, with the protein MLRMILVRKSKGQGLVEYGLIIAGVALICAAAISVFGHKTSDLISAVATILPGAHFDDNQPMASGKLIETTANANGDIALDNTEILANSDGTTGRLSLNVTGTNADAFGGLVNEANP; encoded by the coding sequence ATGCTTCGTATGATTTTGGTTCGGAAGAGCAAGGGTCAGGGTTTGGTTGAATACGGTCTGATCATCGCCGGCGTGGCACTGATTTGCGCTGCCGCCATCTCGGTGTTCGGTCACAAGACGAGCGACCTCATCTCGGCCGTGGCGACGATTCTGCCAGGTGCGCATTTTGATGACAATCAGCCTATGGCATCCGGCAAGCTCATTGAGACTACTGCTAATGCCAACGGCGATATTGCACTCGACAACACCGAAATTCTGGCAAACAGCGACGGTACGACGGGTCGTCTGTCTCTGAATGTCACCGGTACGAACGCCGATGCGTTCGGCGGACTCGTCAATGAAGCGAACCCGTAG
- a CDS encoding Tad domain-containing protein yields MMRQPTRTSKYRRRKGYTLVIFAMLLFALFALAALVIDLGLVRLTQRQMQTAVDSAALEGLRFRDGVPAAWVDEDTSNDPPFITGASPHPPLPQSLPEWEGWYDEVRRRAVSDLVARQQAFDFDQRDETIATMESSPQIDPAFTAMLKRGIYHPELRQNTDNLASGDMVAGIYDPNGSHTESDTFLREDFAANTGTDAFLVRMRRSNRLEDSGLDPEVGSAGPPLPYLFAHPAILGGETDLVSKQHYQKGVTIRSTTISQTQKAKSVGVARLSDRLPGVLPITIFASSWNLETPLPIDTEIEIVADSGTISVNTIDVGFAVGFSHLKILGDQEERTNLTQPELANTLREVVSEEQKLGYVSIISTEAGPLENRIIGFGIAHIRLQGNSVFLTRFAGRIASENVSASLIRQFDEYFRNPANATHLHRLLGLHDDDVQFRFPLLAPALVR; encoded by the coding sequence ATGATGAGACAACCTACGCGAACATCCAAGTATCGACGCCGCAAAGGTTATACCTTGGTGATCTTCGCGATGCTCCTCTTTGCGCTCTTCGCCCTCGCAGCGCTCGTGATCGACCTCGGCCTCGTTCGCCTCACCCAACGGCAGATGCAGACTGCAGTTGATAGCGCGGCGCTGGAGGGGTTGCGATTTCGGGATGGGGTGCCGGCAGCGTGGGTGGATGAAGACACTTCAAACGATCCGCCGTTCATAACAGGAGCGAGTCCACACCCGCCGTTGCCGCAATCGCTGCCTGAGTGGGAAGGCTGGTATGACGAGGTTCGTCGCCGTGCCGTGAGTGACCTGGTCGCGCGACAACAGGCTTTTGATTTCGATCAGCGAGACGAAACCATTGCCACAATGGAGAGCAGTCCGCAGATCGACCCCGCCTTCACTGCGATGCTCAAGCGAGGCATTTATCACCCCGAACTACGCCAAAACACTGACAACTTGGCCAGTGGTGACATGGTTGCCGGAATCTATGATCCGAATGGCAGCCACACTGAGAGCGATACGTTTCTGCGAGAAGATTTTGCTGCTAACACCGGTACAGACGCTTTTCTCGTGCGCATGAGACGATCGAATCGCCTAGAAGATAGCGGTCTCGATCCAGAAGTTGGCAGTGCGGGGCCGCCTCTTCCGTATCTGTTTGCGCACCCTGCAATTCTGGGAGGTGAGACCGACTTGGTCTCAAAGCAGCACTATCAAAAGGGGGTTACGATACGCTCAACGACGATTTCGCAGACACAAAAAGCGAAGTCGGTCGGAGTTGCACGGCTCAGCGACCGTCTGCCGGGAGTATTACCTATCACGATTTTTGCCAGTAGTTGGAATTTGGAAACTCCACTGCCTATCGACACAGAAATCGAAATCGTCGCCGATTCAGGAACGATTTCGGTGAACACAATTGATGTTGGCTTTGCCGTTGGATTCAGCCACCTGAAAATTCTCGGAGATCAAGAAGAGCGTACTAACCTAACTCAGCCTGAGCTTGCGAACACGTTGCGTGAAGTTGTGTCGGAAGAGCAAAAGCTTGGTTATGTGTCTATCATTAGCACCGAAGCGGGGCCTCTTGAGAATCGCATTATTGGCTTTGGAATTGCGCACATCAGGTTGCAAGGTAACTCTGTCTTTTTAACTCGCTTCGCCGGCCGAATAGCTTCTGAGAACGTGTCGGCATCGTTGATTCGGCAATTTGACGAGTATTTTCGCAATCCTGCAAATGCCACTCATCTTCATCGTTTGCTTGGACTCCACGATGATGACGTTCAATTCCGATTCCCCCTTTTAGCTCCCGCTCTCGTGCGCTAA
- a CDS encoding prepilin peptidase — MSHLLWLIPLLLVALATWHDLRTREVPDWISYVLAGWGVLAILLQGGPNTWFGLLAGALLGAALTLPFAYFGGLGGADVRLMIALGAVFGPSLLLLLGFLTAIFGGLLALVAHLRGQKDYAYCPAIFASLVSVFALSLVIHGRIS; from the coding sequence ATGTCGCACTTGCTCTGGCTGATTCCACTGCTGCTCGTCGCCCTCGCGACCTGGCACGACCTCCGCACGCGCGAAGTCCCCGATTGGATTTCGTACGTGCTGGCCGGCTGGGGCGTTCTCGCCATTCTGTTGCAGGGGGGCCCGAACACCTGGTTCGGGCTCTTGGCCGGTGCGTTGCTGGGGGCCGCACTGACACTGCCGTTTGCCTACTTTGGCGGTCTGGGCGGAGCGGACGTCCGACTAATGATCGCGCTCGGCGCCGTCTTCGGACCCAGCCTACTTCTGCTACTCGGCTTTCTAACCGCGATCTTCGGCGGCCTGCTCGCGCTCGTGGCGCACCTTCGAGGTCAAAAGGATTACGCCTATTGTCCAGCGATCTTCGCATCGCTCGTTTCTGTTTTCGCTCTCAGCCTGGTGATCCATGGCCGCATCTCCTAG
- the zigA gene encoding zinc metallochaperone GTPase ZigA, with protein sequence MKSRSALKPKKMKAAPTKRRKLPVTVLSGFLGAGKTTLLNHVLHNRAGLKVAVIVNDMSEVNIDGSTVKNGMTQLSRTDEKLVEMSNGCICCTLREDLLAEVSRLAKLKKFDYLLIESTGISEPLPVAETFTFRDEEGYCLADYAELDTMVTVVDAANFLRDFRSLEGLLDRGLALGEEDQRSLAHLLVDQIEFSNVLIVNKLDLVDEIDRERVIGTVRALNPHAKLLTSTRGQIDIQEVIATGLFSLERAEEMPAWLSEPREATHSESDEYGIASFVYRARRPFEPHRLSKFLRDESRQNGLLRSKGYFWVASRSQLVGFWSQAGRICEIKPVGLWWADVERQEWPDDPVAIAEIEAAWEEPFGDRRQELVFIGLKLDQSSLMSALDACLLTDAELALGESQWASFVDPLPAWPQVCAT encoded by the coding sequence ATGAAGTCCAGATCTGCACTTAAGCCCAAGAAGATGAAAGCTGCCCCAACGAAGCGTCGCAAACTGCCCGTTACGGTCCTGTCCGGGTTTTTGGGCGCAGGCAAGACCACGCTGCTGAACCATGTCTTGCACAACCGCGCCGGACTCAAAGTGGCGGTCATCGTCAACGACATGAGCGAGGTGAATATCGATGGCAGCACTGTCAAGAACGGAATGACTCAGCTCAGTCGTACCGACGAGAAACTCGTCGAAATGAGTAACGGTTGCATCTGTTGTACGCTTCGCGAAGACTTGCTCGCAGAGGTTAGCCGCTTAGCAAAACTGAAAAAGTTCGATTATCTGCTGATTGAATCAACGGGTATCTCAGAACCGCTACCGGTCGCTGAGACTTTCACCTTCCGAGATGAGGAGGGTTACTGTCTGGCAGATTACGCGGAACTCGACACCATGGTCACGGTTGTCGATGCCGCGAATTTCTTACGAGACTTTCGCTCCCTGGAGGGACTGCTGGATCGGGGACTCGCTCTGGGTGAGGAAGATCAAAGATCCCTCGCTCACCTGCTAGTGGATCAAATCGAATTCAGCAATGTTCTGATTGTGAACAAACTCGATCTTGTTGATGAAATTGACCGCGAGCGAGTGATTGGCACCGTGCGGGCCCTGAATCCTCACGCAAAACTATTGACGTCAACGCGCGGCCAGATCGATATTCAAGAGGTGATCGCTACCGGTCTGTTCAGCCTGGAACGAGCCGAGGAGATGCCTGCTTGGCTAAGCGAACCGCGCGAGGCCACACATTCCGAATCCGATGAATACGGTATCGCGAGTTTCGTCTATCGAGCACGACGCCCGTTCGAGCCTCATCGTCTTTCAAAATTTCTGCGTGACGAAAGTCGACAGAACGGGTTGCTGCGGTCGAAGGGCTATTTCTGGGTGGCCAGCCGATCTCAGCTCGTGGGTTTTTGGTCTCAAGCGGGCCGGATCTGTGAAATCAAACCAGTAGGGCTGTGGTGGGCGGATGTGGAGCGCCAGGAATGGCCCGATGATCCGGTGGCCATCGCAGAGATCGAAGCTGCCTGGGAAGAGCCCTTTGGGGACAGGCGGCAAGAGCTCGTTTTCATCGGTCTCAAGCTCGATCAATCCTCCTTGATGTCCGCGCTCGATGCCTGCTTGCTTACCGATGCCGAACTTGCACTCGGAGAGTCCCAGTGGGCGAGTTTCGTTGACCCCCTACCTGCTTGGCCCCAGGTATGCGCGACTTAA
- a CDS encoding Fur family transcriptional regulator yields the protein MSLEIRRQQSRFSRASLTGWTAVVSGTLTRDFCPAANRHVYWLKHPWVVLGVAAFVSAVIGWSGLRQGYVVCAAVLAVLTLGTLWPWIGMLGKDSRSRWRALLRERGLKCTEQRLAVLQKLETATAPLSHRDLLDRLDWYQWDSTTVFRNLVILSEAGIVSRLDLGDHTWRFELRVAIERETPRHAHFLCTSCGSIECLANFPVAEAANKLHIAVGRRSVDDVLVKGRCPNCVQN from the coding sequence ATGTCGCTTGAAATTCGTCGACAACAAAGCCGCTTTAGTCGTGCGTCGCTGACAGGATGGACCGCTGTCGTTTCCGGCACGCTAACACGTGATTTCTGTCCAGCCGCAAATCGGCACGTCTACTGGCTCAAGCATCCTTGGGTTGTACTGGGTGTTGCTGCGTTCGTGTCGGCTGTTATTGGCTGGAGCGGACTGAGGCAAGGATATGTAGTCTGCGCTGCCGTTCTAGCCGTCTTGACGCTGGGTACGCTCTGGCCCTGGATCGGCATGTTAGGCAAGGACTCGCGCTCTCGCTGGCGCGCATTGCTCCGCGAAAGGGGGCTCAAATGCACCGAGCAAAGGTTGGCAGTCCTGCAAAAACTGGAGACCGCAACTGCTCCCCTGTCGCATCGCGACCTGCTCGACCGACTCGACTGGTATCAGTGGGATTCGACGACGGTGTTTCGCAACTTGGTGATTCTCAGCGAAGCGGGAATTGTCTCGCGGCTCGATTTAGGCGATCACACTTGGCGATTCGAACTTCGCGTAGCGATCGAGCGCGAAACGCCTCGCCATGCTCATTTTCTCTGCACCAGTTGCGGTTCCATCGAATGCCTGGCGAACTTCCCAGTGGCGGAGGCTGCGAACAAACTGCATATCGCAGTCGGCCGGCGCTCCGTTGACGATGTTCTCGTGAAAGGCCGCTGTCCAAACTGCGTCCAGAATTGA